ATCGATCCGTTGACGACGTTGATTTTACCTCAACCTACCTGACAACACTTGATTACAGAAACCCCGCTAAAAACGCTCCCTCTTTTCATGTCCACTGGCACTTCGTCAATTCAACAATACCCAATGAATCGTATATCGGATACATTAAAATGGACGATATCTGGCGTGATGCCGTAAGGGCAACTATCGCAGATACCGAGACATGGGTTATGTCTCCGCATCATCTTATTATACACCTGTCAGAACACGCTCTCAGGGTAACCCACTCTCTTAGCAAGCTCAGCTATTTCTGTGATATCGACAGGGTCATAAATTATTATGGAAAAGGTCTGGACTGGGACATTCTGGTTCGGGATACCATAAAATTCAATCTGAACAAAATGGTCTATACAACCCTCTATTTTTCAGCTTATTTTGTTAAAGCCAACGTCCCGGAAGATGTTTTGCTGAAACTTAAGCCCAAAAGATTCAGCATTCCTGAAAAGATCTTCATGCGGAAAACTGCGGAAAACAAACGCATCCCCGGCATGAGCTATCTGATACATTTATCCATGAATAAAGGGCTGGCGAAAAAACTGAAGTTCGTGGGAAAAACACTATTCCCGCCGAAAGACATCCTGGCCCAGAGAAGCTATATCTCCGAGGCTGATATGAATTACAGATACTA
This window of the Syntrophales bacterium genome carries:
- a CDS encoding nucleotidyltransferase family protein, whose translation is MTWSREDHLLLYCCRTKNGDPLEIRDIDWNVFLEKARNEGISPLVFSRLPEIAAHYDIPKYVTEELKKDYYLSATKNALIFEELKKVLGLFNQRELQVIVMKGAALAETVYGNPALRSMSDVDLLVKNEDLHRVDELLKKLGYSPADRSVDDVDFTSTYLTTLDYRNPAKNAPSFHVHWHFVNSTIPNESYIGYIKMDDIWRDAVRATIADTETWVMSPHHLIIHLSEHALRVTHSLSKLSYFCDIDRVINYYGKGLDWDILVRDTIKFNLNKMVYTTLYFSAYFVKANVPEDVLLKLKPKRFSIPEKIFMRKTAENKRIPGMSYLIHLSMNKGLAKKLKFVGKTLFPPKDILAQRSYISEADMNYRYYLNRIREVLSRIFKV